CAACTAGTTTGAATAATCTGGAGCGTAAGGGTTATATTGAGCGGCGTCGGTCGGAAGTTGACCGTCGTGTGGTGCATCTGAATTTGACAAAGAATGGGCGGCTTTTGTATCGTCTTCACAAGCGATTCCACAACCGCATGGTCATGCAGGTAGTGGATGGGATGAGTCCAGAAGAGAGACAAGTGATGCAAAAGGGCCTGCAAAATTTATATAGTTTCCTAGAGGATTTGAAATAATGAACTATGCTAAGATTAGCCAAGTGGCTCATTATGCTCCCCGTCAGGTTGTCAGCAATGATGATCTAGCCGAGATTATGGATACCAGTGATGAGTGGATTTCAAGTCGAACTGGGATTAAAAAACGCCATTTATCGTCAGATGAGACGACCAGTGATTTAGCGACAAAAGTTGCAGAGAATTTGCTACAAAAGTCAGGGACTTCTGCTCAAGATC
This window of the Streptococcus sanguinis genome carries:
- a CDS encoding MarR family winged helix-turn-helix transcriptional regulator, yielding MNFQLVNDYLTSIFNNVLVIEESSLRSSRFNDVSIKEMHTIDVIGTTPNATPSDISRELMVTLGTVTTSLNNLERKGYIERRRSEVDRRVVHLNLTKNGRLLYRLHKRFHNRMVMQVVDGMSPEERQVMQKGLQNLYSFLEDLK